One window from the genome of Maridesulfovibrio ferrireducens encodes:
- a CDS encoding FeoB-associated Cys-rich membrane protein: MQDILVFVVIAVAALYLGIKWFRKGGAGCGCGCDCGGANKTSKGDCSGPDESQIGDLRKKK; this comes from the coding sequence ATGCAGGATATATTAGTGTTTGTAGTTATAGCAGTAGCGGCTTTGTACTTGGGAATTAAATGGTTCAGGAAAGGGGGGGCGGGATGCGGCTGCGGGTGTGATTGCGGCGGTGCAAATAAAACTTCTAAGGGAGATTGTTCCGGTCCTGATGAATCTCAGATTGGAGATCTTAGAAAGAAGAAGTAA